CGTAAAATAAATATAGTATATTCCAGGAAAAACGATGAGCTGTACCAAAAATGGCCAGTGAAAACCTTTAAACTCCAATCCTGCAAACAGTGCGAGCAAAATAAAAAATAATTGCGCCCAATGGAATATTTTAATTTTATCTAAATCTTGACGCAATTTAAAATTGTAAAACTTATACTTCATGACTACCTTTGATAATGAATCACTATTTATATTATAGACTTTTCCACATAACTTAGAAGAGAAAAGTTTTTCAACTCTTTTCTACATATCTGAAATCCTGTAGTATTTTCAAAAGGAAATTACTATGAAAAATTTAACTAAGGCGATAGAAGTTTGTTTTGCAATTTGTCGCAACGCTCCGGCAAAACAAGAAGATATAAAATGGGCCCGCAAAGAATTAAATTCTGGTCTCAAATCTTTTATTTGTAGCTATGATTTAATTAAACTTTTACTAATATTTGCAGTTATCATTTTTCTAATGAAATTATTAGTTTAAATTCATTTATCTAATCACTCTTTTTGCACTCTATGGCCCAACAAACATTGATGGTTTGTCCCTACAATAGTATGCTTTGCCATCATTTATTTAAAAAAGGACCAACTGATGAGAAAGCATGAAGTGAGAGTTTATCCTTCTAAAGAACACCTTGCAAAAGAAAGTCAACTTGCCTGGAAATTTGCCGCTATGGCCTCTGACCCTGTTGATATCCAAGACGATGTTATTGATATGATTATAAACAGAATTATTGATAATGCATCCGTGGCCATTGCTGCTATAAATAGAAGACCTGTAGCAAATGCGAGAACTCAAGCATTAGCACACCCAAGAGATAAAAGAGGGGCCAATGTATTTGGAGTCTCAAAAGATCAAACTTTTTCACCTGAGTGGGCCGCCTGGGCCAATGGAACAGCAGTAAGAGAATTAGATTTTCATGACACTTTTCTTGCAGCAGATTACTCCCACCCCGGAGATAATATTCCTCCAATCTTGGCCGTCGCTCAAGCTCTTGGAAAAAATGGTGCTGATTTAGCAAAAGCTATCGCTACTGCTTATGAAATTCAAGTCCAACTTGTAAAAGGTATTTGCCTTCATAAACATAAAAAAGATCATATTGCACATTTAGGAATTTCAGTCGCTGGAGGCCTGGGAACACTTTTAGGTCTAGATACAGAAACGATTTACCAGGCCATGCAACAAGCACTTCACTTAACCTTTTCAACTCGACAATCTAGGAAAGGTGAAATTTCTTCATGGAAAGCTTATGCTCCAGCATTTGCTGGAAAAATTGGAATTGAAGCAATTGACAGGGCCATGCGAGGAGAAGGTGCGCCTTCTCCAATTTATGAAGGAGAAGACTCTGTCATCGCCTATATGCTCGACGGAAAAGATGGAAAATATACAATTGAAATTCCAGAAATTGGTGAACCCAAAAGAGCAATTCTTGAAACTTATACAAAAGAGCATTCAGCAGAATATCAGTCACAAGCTCTGATTGATCTTGCTTTTAGAATGAAAGAAAAAATTAACAATACAAATGAAATTAAATCAATCGTCTTACATACCTCACATCATACACATTATGTTATTGGAACTGGAGCAAATGATCCTCAAAAAATGGACCCAAATGCTTCTAGAGAAACTTTAGACCACTCTATCATGTATATTTTTGCTGTTGCTCTTCAAGACGGATCTTGGCATCACGTGAAAAGTTATTCTCCAGAAAGAGCAAAAAGAGAAGACACTGTGACTCTATGGCATAAGATCTCAACCCTTGAAGATCCAGAATGGACAAAAAGATATCATGAAACAGATCCAAATAAAAAAGCATTTGGAGCAAAAGTAGTCGTTACAATGAATAATGGTGAAGTTATTGAAGATGAACTTGCTATGGCCAATGCTCACCCTCTTGGTGCAAGACCTTTTAAAAGAGACAATTATATCAAAAAATTTAAAACCTTAACTGAAGGAATTATCTCACAAAACGAATGTGAAAGATTTCTAAAAACAGTACAGGATCTTCCAAAACTCTCTGCAGAACAAATGAAAGACTTAAATATTGTTGTTGATGGCACAACTTTAGAAAAAGCAACTCGTGATGAACGGGGGATTTTTTAATGCTTTTTGTAAAAAAAAATGCCCTAGAAAAAAGAGCTGATTTTAGAAAAAAACTTTCATCAGGAAATCTATTAAGATTTCCTGGTTCTTACTCTCCAATGGTTTCAATGTTAATTGAACAAAAAGGGTTTGATGGTATTTATATCTCTGGGGCCGTCTTAGCAAATGACCTTGGGTTACCCGACATTGGAATGACGACCTTATCTGAAGTCGTTTCTAGAGGAAACCAAATTGCCAGAACAACTGAATTACCTAGCATAATTGATATTGACACAGGTTTTGGAGAACCCATGAGTGTCGTGCGAACAGTTCAGCTTTTAGAAGAAGCTGGTATTAGTGGCTGTCATCTAGAAGATCAAGTGAATCCTAAAAGGTGTGGACATTTAGATAACAAACAACTTGTAGATGTTTCAAGTATGACCAAAAAAATTAAGGCCGCTAGTAAAGCAAAAAGAGATTCTAACTTTCTTATCATTGCAAGAACAGACTCAAGAGCAACTGAGGGATTACAAGCTTCAATTGATAGGGCCAAGGCCTATGTTGATGCTGGAGCAGAAATGATTTTTCCAGAGGCCTTAAAAGATGAAAAAGAATTTGAAGAGTTTCGAAAACATATTAATGTTCCACTACTTGCAAATATGACTGAGTTTGGAAAGTCTGTACTACTAAATAAAGTACAACTTGAAAACCTTGGTTACAATCTTGTCATATATCCAGTTACAACTGTAAGACTGGCCATGAAGGCCGTTGAAGATGGACTTGATCATATTTTCAAAGAAGGTTCGCAGGAAGGTATTTTGCAAAATATGCAACACCGTAAACGCCTTTATGAAATTCTACGTTATGATGAGTACAACCAATTTGATCAAAATATTTTTAACTTTTCCTTAGACAATAATTTTTAAGAGGTATTTATGAATGAACAAAAAACTGTAAATGTAAAAAGAGGACTTGAGGGAGTTGTTGCTGACATGACAACTATTTCAAAAGTTATGCCTGAGATTAACTCTCTTGTTTATAAAGGATACCCCGTTCAAGATCTCGCAGAAAACTGTACTTTTGAAGAAGTTGCTTTTCTCCTATGGAATGGAGAACTTCCAAATGAAGCTGAGTTAGCTGAATTTAAAAAAAAGGAAAGATCTTATAGAGATATTTCTGGTGAACTTGTAAATGTCATCAAAAATTTCCCAAAAACTGCTCATCCGATGGATACAATTCGAACAGGGGTAAGTTTTCTTGGGATGGAAGATGAAAGAACTTTTGACAATACTGAAGAGGTTAACCGAGATAAATCTCTAAAACTTCTGGCGGCAATTCCTACGATCATCGCTGCTGATTACCGTACTAGAAAAGGTCTTACAATTATTGCTCCTAAAAACGATCTTAGTTTATCTGAGAACTTTTTCTACATGTGTTTTGGAGAAGTTCCTAATCCTGAAATAGTTAGAGCTTTCGATGTTTCTCTTATTTTATACGCAGAGCATGGTTTTAATGCTTCGACATTTACTTCACGAGTAATAGCATCAACGACTTCCGATATGTATTCTGCAGTAACTGGAGCAATTGGTGCTCTAAAAGGTCCTTTACATGGTGGAGCTAACGAGCAAGTTATGCATATGCTTAAAGAAGTTGGAGAACCTAGCAAAGCAAAAGAATGGATGTTAACAGCACTAAAGGAAAAACGAAAAATCATGGGATTTGGACACAGAGTTTACCGAAGTGGAGACTCAAGAGTTCCAACCATGAAAAAATATGCTCAAAATCTTGGTAAATTTAAAGGTGATACGAAGTGGGATGAAATTTCTCAAATTCTAGAACAAACCATGATTGAGCAAAAAAACATCTACCCAAACCTAGATTTTCCTGCAGGACCTGCTTATTACCTTATGGGTTTTGATATTGATATGTTCACTCCTATTTTTGTCATGGCCAGAATCACAGGATGGACAGCTCATATTATCGAGCAGCATAATGACAACAGAATCATCAGGCCTCTATGTCAATATGTTGGCCCTGGAGAGAGAAAAGTTCAAAAAATATCTGAAAGATAAATAAAAATTGAAAGGCCTTTAATAAATTACTGGTCATCGATAATCGATGACCAGTTTTGATTTTTAAAGATTACTTGCTGCAAAATCCCAATTAACAAGATTCCAAAAAGCATTAATATAGTCTGGTCTAGCATTTCTGTAGTCTATATAATAGGCATGTTCCCAAACATCAATTGTAAGGACTGGTGTAAGTCCATCTGTTAATGGACAACCAGCGTCGTCTGTATTTACAATTTTTAATGATCCAGAAGAGTCTTTAACTAACCAAGTCCAACCTGACCCAAAATTTGTGGCCGCTGAATTTGTGAATTCATCTTTAAACTTTCCAAACGAACCAAAAGCTTTGTTAATTGCTTCTGCTAAAGTGCCAGTAGGTTCACCACCACCATTTGGTTTTAAACAGTTCCAGTAAAAAGTATGGTTGAAAACCTGGGCCGCGTTATTGAAAAGACCTCCAGAAGATTTGCGAATAATATCCTCAAGTGACATTTTAGCAAACTCTGTACCTTCAATTCCTGCATTTAGTTTAGTGACGTAAGCATTATGATGTTTTCCATAGTGATAATCAATTGTTTCAGCAGAAATATGTGGCTCTAGTGCTGTTTTTTCCCAAGGTAGATCTGGTAGATTATGTGCCATTGTTAAGCTCCCTCGTTTCATGAGATTTCTCATGGTTTAATAAAAGTTTTGGATTACTATTTATAGAGCTTAGGCGGAAAATAAGCAAGCTCTAAAGATGTGACAGTATTCAACGTTTCTTACGCACGACATCGTTTTCTGGAAATAAACCTTTACCTGTAGAAAAAAGTATGGATAACCAGCTAAAAAAGGCCAGAAATTCATTGCGCTTTTCAGGTCGCCTTGGTGCCCCTGATTCATCTAATTTTCTTATTAAAGCTTTAACATTTTTTTTATCAGAAGCTGTCATTGAGTCAACTTCAAACTGAAGTCCAAATCCATTTATTCCGTTTACTGAAAAATTGTGAATAACCTTTGCTTTTAGTTTAAGTTTATATTCAAATGATTCAAATTCAATTTCGACAATATCACCTTTAACAAATTCAGGAGATTTTTCTACAAAAACGCCAGATCTAGAAATATTTAAAATTCTGGTCTTAAAACTTTCGTTAACACTACAAGGAATTTCCTTAGTATATCTTGGGTGTGACTCCCACCAACGAATTGATGGATCGAGATAAGCAATTCTAACGGCCGGAACAAGAAGGTAAACAACAACCAAACAGTTTAGTACAAAAAATAAAATAAAAAAAGCAAATAACAAATATGCCCCGTTAGTTAAAAGAATACTCATATACGGCATATTTGCAAAAAATATCCAAATTTCAATAAAAGCAAAGACCCACAAGCTCCATTTTCTAACTCTTAAAATTGCAATACCAGCTATTGGAAACATGAAAAAAAACTCAAATATATGAATATAATTTTTGGTTGAAATTTCACCTACAACGACTGTAAGCGGGGAAATTCTCTCAAAGATACTATAAAAAAGTATTTTTGTTATTGGCTCTAAAATATGCAGAAGCCCTATAAGGATAATGGGCCATGGCTTATAAATCATTTAGAAATCTCCTCTAAATATTCGTCATAATTAGAGTTTATATCCCAAAGTGAAATATTGCAATCAGAAATAATTTTTTTAGCAACCTTCATTCCCATGTAGATACTATGGTCTTGATTATTGTATTTATAACTTCCCGACCTTCCAATACAGTGAATCCCTCTATGTTGATCTAAATGCTCAACTATCTGAGTAATAACCTCCTTATAACCCTTGTAATATATAGGATAAGAATTTTTAATTCTAACGATCTTATAGTTTATAATTTCAAACCTTTTCTGAAAAAGTATCTCAACTAATTCTAAAGAAATCATTTTGAATAATTGATCATCTCCTAAATTCCAGATTTGATCGTTTTCTGAACACCACAATTCACAACACAAAATAGTATTTTTTGAATATTCATTCAAACTTCCCCAGTTTGAAAAATTCGTGACTCTACCTATCTGTTTTTTTTCATCGTTAATATAAATCCAATTATCTTTAAAATAATCATCTTTTGGTAAAACGATATAAACGAGTATAGTAGATCTAAATTTCAGTCTTTGACAAAGTTTTATCAATGAATGTGTTTTTTTTGAAAATAACAGAATAAAATCAGGTAGTGGAATTGTAGATATAATTTGATCAAATTTTTCCCATTGGTTATTTATACAAACTTTATATCTACCTTCAAATTCTTGAATTTCACTCACTTTTGATTCAGTTAAGACTTTGCCACCATTTGATATAATCCTATCTTTCATATTTTCATATATTTTACCTGTTCCCTTTTTTGAATAATAAAACTCATCAATCAAAGTCCGACTTTTATTATTGAAACCTAAAATATTTTTAAAACTCATTTTTCTTATTCTTTGGGCCGCGAAATCAGTATCAAGTTCTTTCGGATCTATACCCCATAGTTTTTTAGTATAGTCACAAAAAAATATTTGATATAACTTCATCCCAAAATTATTAATTCCCCAATCTTCAAATGATTCAACTTTTCTTGGACAAATTTTAGATTTTAAAATCGAAAAAAAACATTGAAATGATGTATAAATTCCTAGTTTCTTCAAAGCACTAAAAATCCTAAGTGGATAGTCATAGAATTTCTGTCGATAAAATATCCTTGTTAGGCGATTAACTGCTATTAAATCCTCTCGTGCAAATTCTTTCCACAACTCATTCACTTCTTGCGACTTTGAAAAAAATCTGTGAGGGCCTAAATCAACGATACTGTCTTCAATGAATAAACTTTTACACATTCCACCCACAGTTTTACTTTTTTCTATTAATTTCACCTCATAGTCATTTTGGGATAACTTAAGTGCGGCGACTAACCCTGCAGGGCCAGCACCAAGTATGAGAATTGATAATTTCTTTTCATTCAAAACGGCATATCCTATATTAGGCTAATTCAATATAAAAAAACCAGGATACAATATGATATCTCAAAGAGGAAAGAAACTTATTCAAAGACCATCTAAAATTGTAGAGGCCTTTTATAAATCAGCAAACGATCTTTATTCCAGCGAAAACCCTGAGGGTTTTTTGAATTTTGGTACTGCAGAAAACTTCTTAGTCGATGATCTACTGCTTCAAAAAATTCAATCATTTCAATATACTCATTCAAAATATAATCACTATAGTTATATGCATGGTATACCTGAACTGCGAGAGTCTTTTACATCTTTCCTAAAAGAATATTTTTGCAACAGAAATTACAATCCAGATAATGTGATCGTTTCAAATGGAGCAACAGGAACCTTAGAAATGATCGCGTATACATTGTTTGATGATGGAGATAAAATTCTAATTCCCTCGCCATATTACACTGGATTTACACAAGATCTGGAACTAAGATTTGGAGTTAATATTGTTCCCTATCAGATGAGTGAGAAATCTTTTGTCTACGATGAAAACTTGATAGAGACGATATTGCATCACAAATATAAGGCAATCCTTATTAATAACCCTCATAATCCAACTTCAAAGATATTTTCAGAAGATTTCTTAAAGAAAATTGTATTGGCCTGCAAGGAAGTCAATACCCATATTATTACCGATGAAGTTTATATTCATTCAACTATAAATGATTCTAAATTTTATAGTTTGTTAAACGAAATCAATTCTTATCAAAATATTCATTTTGTCTATACGATGGCCAAGGACTTTGCTCTATCGGGTTTTAAAACAGGATTCTTCTATTCTGAAAACAATGAACTTGTTAAGGCCATGCAAAATCTGGCCTATTTTTATACTGTTTCAAATTACAACCAAGTTCTTATTGCTGATATAATTAAAGATAATGACTTTATAAAAAAATTAAAAGATGAAAACCAATATAGACTTAACCAAATATACATAAAACTCTCAAATTTTTTTACTTCAAAAAATATAAAATATTTCTACCCTGAAAGAGGTCTATTTATTTACATCTATTTAGGTGATAAAATTAGGCTAAAAAACAACCAATCTATTTATGATAAAGTATTTAATGAATACAAAATAAATATTCTCCCATCAGAGGCATTCGCAGACAAAATTGAAGGGCATTTTCGAATATGTTTTGCTCGTAATGACCTCGAAATTTCTGAATTAATAGATCGACTAGATAAACTTACATCTGAATGACAACACTCTTACTTTTTTGTAAGTTTAAGTTTGTTTACATAATTAGTCTCATAATATGAGATTGAATTATGAAATTTTTCATCTTTATTAGTTTTCTGATCTTTTCAAATTTACTTCACGCTGAAGGGTATAAAGTTAAATGTTCAATTTTGTTACCATTTGTAAGCAAAGCGAGGATAAATGGGGAAATTCACAATTATGATGGGAAAAACAAATGGATCTCAAATCTAAATATTAAAATAACAAAAAAAGGTATTTCTCGTTGGAAAACTTTTAAAAATATCAAAGATGTAGGGATATATTTTTATGATCTTGGTACTGATACCTTTAATTTCTTTCCTACTATTGAAGGGAAGAAAACTCTTATTGTCCTAAGAAAAAATAGTTATCTCTATTCTTCTGTATTTTATGATAATGTTCACTATCCAAGTGAGTGTACTTTTAAAGATTCTTAACTAACCTTCTATTTCAATGATTCCCTCTGAATTTCCAATTTGAATAAAAAGAGGTTTTAGATGTTCCATATTTGGAAATTCAGAAAAGAATATTTTTTTTGCCGCTTGTATCGAATCTGTCTTCATGGGTAAACATAGTCCCAACTTTCCGACAAGAATATCATATCTAAATTCACGAATAAGTTCTGGACAGAATCTGTCTAAAACGACATATTCCGGATCTGCACTTTCAGCAATTTTTTGAAGCTCTTTTTTGGAAACATTTCTATTTCCCTCAAGATTACTCTGAGGCAAAGATAAATTTAAACAATTTTCAATTTGTAAATCCATCTTAAGACCAATCCCTATTGAAGTTATCATTGAATCATCAAAATATTCATTAAATATTTTCTCTATGGCCATAATTAATGAACCCCGATTGCTTCCAGCTATGATTATTGGTTTTTTGGATTCAAGACTATCTCTGATTTTGCTCTCAGTTTTTTCTTTATTTATTTTCTCAGCAAATAACTTCTCATCGAAATTACCGACCCTATCTATTCTCAAGAATACTCCTCCCGATGTTACTGGAGGAATCGCCGCAGTCAGTGTGAATGTTCTACCTTTAATAAATTTCTTAGACAGCACTGGCCTACGTTCATCTATTATATATCCCTCTGGATGAATAAACCTTTCTATTATATTCACAATTTGAGAGTCACTTCTTTCAATTTCTTGAATCTCAATATTGCCATTTCTTTCAATAATTATTTGCTTACTATTAATAATAGAAAAACTACTCACTTCTTTATCTTGAAAATACTTAAAAACAAAACCATTTGGATCACATAGATCTCTCACTTCATTCAATAAGTCATTTTTTCGGTTAATAATATTATTTGAATAAAGGCCGTTTTCAATATTACTATTGATGATATCTTTAATAATATTATCTAATAGGCTTTTATTTTCTACTAGATCATTGAGATAATGTTCTTGAATGACATTTGCATAGATATCTTGAATGATTTCATTATAGTTTTCGATTTGTGAACGGGCCTTAGACTTATCTGTTCTAATATGAAAGCTGTTGCGTTTAGTTTCCAAGTAAGTCAAATACTCTTCTAAATTAATCACTTCAAATTTCAAATTATTTCTTTCTTTCAAATAAAAATCAATAACATCAACTAAAGAAGTTCCAAGCATACTGCAAAACATAAAGTTTTTGACTATATAATTTAAGTCAGGAGAAGGGTTTCGATTATAAAATCTAATGAGAGCTTCAAAACGAGAAACTTCCCTGAAATCATTTAATAGTTTTTCCAATTCAACTTTTATTGATTCATTTGAAAGTTTAAGCGTCTCATGAACTGAGGGTTCAAATGATAGACCTGAATTTGTACACATCTTAATGTTTAATAAAAACTCGGGCAGAAATTCTTTAAAATTGCTCATCGTTAATCCTTTAAATAGTTCAATTCTACCCGTCTAGGTAGAAATAGAAAAGGGTTCTTGGAACTGGATTTTCACGAATAAAATATGGCGCAACCGGCAGGAGTCGAACCTGCGACCACTTGATTCGTAGTCAAGTACTCTATCCAACTGAGCTACGGTTGCGTAAAGAAATTTGTCCGCCTTTTGTAGTACAAACTCTGCGATTTATCAATAAAAAGAAAATTATTCACCATTTCTTATTGAATCTGGAACCTTTCTAAACTGATCAACCGTATCATTTTGATCTGGTCTTAACTTTGGCTTCATTTCATAATAGGGATGGCCTGGCTCAAAAAATAAGTCAGATTCCTTAATCTCTGATCCATCTGGACGATAAAACTCTCCGTTTTTAAAAACAAGAACTTGCATCTCTCCATTCTCACCTATTAATCCAACAGAATGGACCCAATTACTTGCACCTTCAATTGCATAATCTTGGTCTTTTCTGGCCAAGAGCCCAACATTCACAATCCCATTTTTCCTCTGATAAGTGTGAGTATGGCCATAAATCACTCGGTCTACAATTTTTTCCCATTTAGTCACAGCTCCTCCTCTAGCACCTTCGCTTGAAACGTGCCCATGAGCAGTTGTTAAAACTTGCCTCCCTCTGAATGGTATTCCCTCTTCAGTAAAACCTCCAGGAACAGGACCTATAAATTCCTCTTCTCCAGGAACCTTAATGACTATTTTATTCCAATATCTCCTATCTAAGGGTTGTACTAATCCCTCAATCCCATTTCTCAAAACCCATTCCAGTACATTTTGGCCACTTTCTGCTATTTCAAAAAGTTTGGCCCCAACGGCAGCATTTTGATGTTCCTTAATCCAATTTGCATCTTCTAACCAACTATTAAGCCAACCATTGTGATTTGACACAACAATGACGTTATCAATATCTTTGTTTCTTGGATTTGAGTAAAAAGCATTAAAAAAAGCAGTCGCCTGATTTAATGGCCTTATTAATCTTAGCTCATCATTTCTTGCCTTTTTTGCTTGTTTAACAACCTTATTTTTTTCGTGGTGTGAAATCTCTCCGAGATTTAGAAAATCGTGCCAATATATTGCTCTTGGTTGTAATTCCATCACTATACTAAGAAAGTGTTTGAGGACTTCTTGATCAGCGACTACTAAATGTAAATCTCCTGGCACTAAAGCTAGTGGTCTAACTTCTTTTTCAATTTTATCAGTGGAGTAAAAAGTATTAAGGTCCAAGAATCCTTTTTTCTCAGGAATATACTCTAAATGACGAGGATGAAAATCTCCATGAGTAAACTCTTGCAAGATTCCCGGTCTGCCATTTGTTTTCTCAAAGAGTAGAGCTGCAATTTTATGTTTCTTCTGTGCTATTTTATCAGTCTTATGCTGAATTAAATATTTACCATCAAATATTCCTTCTGTGATTGAACCTGTTGTAAAAAGCATCCTATAGTCAACTACCGGGTCATGTATTCCAAGTGTTCTAACCCTCATCTGAGGAGAACCTAAAATTAATGATAAACCTCTGTCTTCATAATCATCTAATCCTGAATTTGGGTCTTTTTGTTTTCCCATAACTTCAATCGTGTCTATTGCCCACTCGTAAGAGAGCCTAATTTGACCAATATCAGGAGGAATAATATGCACATCTTTATCTTCCAATAAAGCTTCGTCAAAATCCATATTTATTGGATCAACAGGAATCACAATTATTGGAGCATTTCCAAAACTGTTTGATTTTGATTTTGAAATTGTTTTAAGGGCCGCAAGTGCATCAATATTAACATCTCTTCCTGCAGAAGCTCCTACAATAATATAACTATCAGCTTTTTCAATCGCCTCTTTTAATTTTTCATACTTTTCTGGTGTAAAAATTGCTGAATGATAAACTCTCTTAAATGTCGATCCTCTTTTATCTCTTTCTTTTGCAATGTCTAAAATTTCATTAAAGTGATCAAATAATTTACCTTTTCCGATAAGCCCCTTCAAAGTTCCAGATTTTAAATTCATCTCATTTTCTAAATGTTCTTCAGTAGGAGTCCACCCATGGGCCTTGCAAAATTCGGTGTATGCTTTAATAAATTTATTTCTAATAACTTCTAAATCTTTTGAATCCTCTGCGAAAATTCTTAGATTAATTTCATTTTTTTTTCCAACAATAAGCTTTTTCACTTCACTGAATTCATATCCCATTTCATTTGCAAGCTCTTCATTAGATGGTAAACGTAAGTTCTCTTTCAAATACTTTAAACTTGACTTCACAGCGTCACTATAAAATGAACTCCAAAATTCAGGATAAATATCCCTAGACAGTTCTAAAAGTTTTTTAACACCTTTAG
The nucleotide sequence above comes from Halobacteriovoraceae bacterium. Encoded proteins:
- a CDS encoding MmgE/PrpD family protein; protein product: MRKHEVRVYPSKEHLAKESQLAWKFAAMASDPVDIQDDVIDMIINRIIDNASVAIAAINRRPVANARTQALAHPRDKRGANVFGVSKDQTFSPEWAAWANGTAVRELDFHDTFLAADYSHPGDNIPPILAVAQALGKNGADLAKAIATAYEIQVQLVKGICLHKHKKDHIAHLGISVAGGLGTLLGLDTETIYQAMQQALHLTFSTRQSRKGEISSWKAYAPAFAGKIGIEAIDRAMRGEGAPSPIYEGEDSVIAYMLDGKDGKYTIEIPEIGEPKRAILETYTKEHSAEYQSQALIDLAFRMKEKINNTNEIKSIVLHTSHHTHYVIGTGANDPQKMDPNASRETLDHSIMYIFAVALQDGSWHHVKSYSPERAKREDTVTLWHKISTLEDPEWTKRYHETDPNKKAFGAKVVVTMNNGEVIEDELAMANAHPLGARPFKRDNYIKKFKTLTEGIISQNECERFLKTVQDLPKLSAEQMKDLNIVVDGTTLEKATRDERGIF
- the prpB gene encoding methylisocitrate lyase → MLFVKKNALEKRADFRKKLSSGNLLRFPGSYSPMVSMLIEQKGFDGIYISGAVLANDLGLPDIGMTTLSEVVSRGNQIARTTELPSIIDIDTGFGEPMSVVRTVQLLEEAGISGCHLEDQVNPKRCGHLDNKQLVDVSSMTKKIKAASKAKRDSNFLIIARTDSRATEGLQASIDRAKAYVDAGAEMIFPEALKDEKEFEEFRKHINVPLLANMTEFGKSVLLNKVQLENLGYNLVIYPVTTVRLAMKAVEDGLDHIFKEGSQEGILQNMQHRKRLYEILRYDEYNQFDQNIFNFSLDNNF
- a CDS encoding bifunctional 2-methylcitrate synthase/citrate synthase, whose translation is MNEQKTVNVKRGLEGVVADMTTISKVMPEINSLVYKGYPVQDLAENCTFEEVAFLLWNGELPNEAELAEFKKKERSYRDISGELVNVIKNFPKTAHPMDTIRTGVSFLGMEDERTFDNTEEVNRDKSLKLLAAIPTIIAADYRTRKGLTIIAPKNDLSLSENFFYMCFGEVPNPEIVRAFDVSLILYAEHGFNASTFTSRVIASTTSDMYSAVTGAIGALKGPLHGGANEQVMHMLKEVGEPSKAKEWMLTALKEKRKIMGFGHRVYRSGDSRVPTMKKYAQNLGKFKGDTKWDEISQILEQTMIEQKNIYPNLDFPAGPAYYLMGFDIDMFTPIFVMARITGWTAHIIEQHNDNRIIRPLCQYVGPGERKVQKISER
- a CDS encoding superoxide dismutase [Fe] (SodB; iron binding; present under aerobic and anaerobic conditions; destroys free radicals), producing the protein MAHNLPDLPWEKTALEPHISAETIDYHYGKHHNAYVTKLNAGIEGTEFAKMSLEDIIRKSSGGLFNNAAQVFNHTFYWNCLKPNGGGEPTGTLAEAINKAFGSFGKFKDEFTNSAATNFGSGWTWLVKDSSGSLKIVNTDDAGCPLTDGLTPVLTIDVWEHAYYIDYRNARPDYINAFWNLVNWDFAASNL
- a CDS encoding PilZ domain-containing protein; this translates as MIYKPWPIILIGLLHILEPITKILFYSIFERISPLTVVVGEISTKNYIHIFEFFFMFPIAGIAILRVRKWSLWVFAFIEIWIFFANMPYMSILLTNGAYLLFAFFILFFVLNCLVVVYLLVPAVRIAYLDPSIRWWESHPRYTKEIPCSVNESFKTRILNISRSGVFVEKSPEFVKGDIVEIEFESFEYKLKLKAKVIHNFSVNGINGFGLQFEVDSMTASDKKNVKALIRKLDESGAPRRPEKRNEFLAFFSWLSILFSTGKGLFPENDVVRKKR
- a CDS encoding FAD-dependent oxidoreductase gives rise to the protein MNEKKLSILILGAGPAGLVAALKLSQNDYEVKLIEKSKTVGGMCKSLFIEDSIVDLGPHRFFSKSQEVNELWKEFAREDLIAVNRLTRIFYRQKFYDYPLRIFSALKKLGIYTSFQCFFSILKSKICPRKVESFEDWGINNFGMKLYQIFFCDYTKKLWGIDPKELDTDFAAQRIRKMSFKNILGFNNKSRTLIDEFYYSKKGTGKIYENMKDRIISNGGKVLTESKVSEIQEFEGRYKVCINNQWEKFDQIISTIPLPDFILLFSKKTHSLIKLCQRLKFRSTILVYIVLPKDDYFKDNWIYINDEKKQIGRVTNFSNWGSLNEYSKNTILCCELWCSENDQIWNLGDDQLFKMISLELVEILFQKRFEIINYKIVRIKNSYPIYYKGYKEVITQIVEHLDQHRGIHCIGRSGSYKYNNQDHSIYMGMKVAKKIISDCNISLWDINSNYDEYLEEISK
- a CDS encoding pyridoxal phosphate-dependent aminotransferase; translated protein: MISQRGKKLIQRPSKIVEAFYKSANDLYSSENPEGFLNFGTAENFLVDDLLLQKIQSFQYTHSKYNHYSYMHGIPELRESFTSFLKEYFCNRNYNPDNVIVSNGATGTLEMIAYTLFDDGDKILIPSPYYTGFTQDLELRFGVNIVPYQMSEKSFVYDENLIETILHHKYKAILINNPHNPTSKIFSEDFLKKIVLACKEVNTHIITDEVYIHSTINDSKFYSLLNEINSYQNIHFVYTMAKDFALSGFKTGFFYSENNELVKAMQNLAYFYTVSNYNQVLIADIIKDNDFIKKLKDENQYRLNQIYIKLSNFFTSKNIKYFYPERGLFIYIYLGDKIRLKNNQSIYDKVFNEYKINILPSEAFADKIEGHFRICFARNDLEISELIDRLDKLTSE